TTCCGTCGCGACACTGATCGCGCTTGGGCTGGCGGCAGGCGCGAGCGCCGCCTGGACGGGTAGCATTCGCGCCCTTCAGGTGGATCCATGGGACAACGCTCGCTACCTCATCGGCGTGAAATCGAGCGCTGAAGCTCTCAGGATCATCGACAGCGGTCAGTTCGACATCAATCTGGAGAATGAGGAGGGCTACACGCTCCTTCATTTTGCGGCAGAGGCGGGCGATCTGGAGTTGGTCAAGGCCATGCTTGCCCGCGGTGCCGACCCGAACGCCAGGAACAATTCGGTGGGGTACACACCCTATCAGATGGCCTATTCAACGGCGGTCAAGGCCGAGCTCCGCAAGGCGATGAGCGCCGCGCAGGTCCCGACCCGCGAAGCCGGCGGCGCAGCATCGCCCAAGGGCGCGGCGAAGGCCGCCCCCGCCAAGTCGAATGGCATGTGCGAGATGGCGCGCAACGATCCTGCGAGCAGCAGCCGATCGCCGGCGTTGCGGCCATTCCTCGCCGCGAAGGATGCGGTCTGGTACAACAAGCCTGACGAATTGACCGGTCTGCTCGAAGATTGCGTACGGGTGGACGAGCAAGACGAATATGGCTGGACTCTCCTCCATCAGGCAGCGCAGCGTGACCGCGTCGAGCTGGCCAAGATCCTGCTGAAGAAAGGCGCCAACAAGGCCCTTCGCAACAAGGATGGCCAGACCCCAGGGCAACTCGCCACCTCGCCTGAGATGAAGGCGCTGCTCGGCGGATCCGTCGCGACGACGAAACCAGCAACATCGCGCGATATTGAATGCCAGCAAAAATATCGGGCCGATGTAGCACTTTGCTCCGATTCCACCTGCCGGATGCGTTCGATGCGCAAATGGCAGCAATGTCTCAAGACCGGCAATTACTGGTAACGGTCGGCGATCCCCGGCTCAGCGACCAGTGGAGACCGGTCCAGTCTATCAGCCGGGGACGTCTCGCGCCCCCGACAATCGACGATGACGCCCGGAAGCCCCAGCACCTCGATGCAGCTTGTGTTCCACGAGCAAGGCCCGGTGCCTCTCGCGGGCGCAAGCACAGCACTTCATCCGCTCATCCGCGTGCTCACGTGCGATCGGACCGACGCGCAGCTCGGTCCGATCCAATTCGGTCGCCCGATGCCCTGTTGTAACGCCGAAATCCCTGTTCCCGCCACGATAGTGTCATGCGGCCATGGCGCGATCGAGTTCTGCGCGTCGGTTGATGTTGAACAGCCCCAGCGCGGCGTCATTCACACGGCGCGCACCGGTCGCCTCCATCCACGAACGCAGCGAGCGATGCCTGTCGGCGAGATGGGCATCGAGTTGCCCAGCCAGTGCGGCGGGCCACAGGCCGATCAGATACTGCACCTCGAACACGGCTGGCCCTGCCCCGCCTAGCCGTGTGACCAGATCGGTCGGCAGGGGAAACACGTCAATTGGCACCGTCACCACCGCGTCGAAGCCGCGCGCCTGCGCATCCGCCAGCGCGGCGGCAATCCCGCCCAGCGGCCCCAGACCCGGTTCGGGCCGATCGGAAATGCA
The genomic region above belongs to Sphingomonas sp. J315 and contains:
- a CDS encoding molybdenum cofactor guanylyltransferase; this encodes MRLLGAIIAGGTSRRFGSDKAMAQIAGRSLLDHARAALVQEVDDLVLCGRTVGGLRCISDRPEPGLGPLGGIAAALADAQARGFDAVVTVPIDVFPLPTDLVTRLGGAGPAVFEVQYLIGLWPAALAGQLDAHLADRHRSLRSWMEATGARRVNDAALGLFNINRRAELDRAMAA
- a CDS encoding ankyrin repeat domain-containing protein, coding for MISVATLIALGLAAGASAAWTGSIRALQVDPWDNARYLIGVKSSAEALRIIDSGQFDINLENEEGYTLLHFAAEAGDLELVKAMLARGADPNARNNSVGYTPYQMAYSTAVKAELRKAMSAAQVPTREAGGAASPKGAAKAAPAKSNGMCEMARNDPASSSRSPALRPFLAAKDAVWYNKPDELTGLLEDCVRVDEQDEYGWTLLHQAAQRDRVELAKILLKKGANKALRNKDGQTPGQLATSPEMKALLGGSVATTKPATSRDIECQQKYRADVALCSDSTCRMRSMRKWQQCLKTGNYW